The following proteins are co-located in the Pseudomonadota bacterium genome:
- the metG gene encoding methionine--tRNA ligase subunit beta has translation MENITFDDFLKTDLRVAEIKACEDLPGADKLYKLTIDIGEERTIVAGIKQYYTKEELIGKKIAVVANLEPRKLRGVTSHGMLLAASNEENTSIVLLTLDKDISNGSRIS, from the coding sequence ATGGAAAATATAACTTTTGATGATTTTTTAAAGACAGACTTAAGGGTTGCAGAGATTAAGGCCTGCGAAGATCTGCCTGGCGCTGACAAACTGTATAAGCTCACAATCGATATAGGCGAAGAACGCACTATCGTGGCAGGAATTAAACAATACTACACAAAGGAAGAGCTTATCGGGAAAAAGATAGCAGTCGTGGCAAACCTTGAGCCTCGCAAACTGAGAGGGGTCACGTCTCACGGAATGCTCCTCGCAGCTTCAAATGAAGAAAATACTTCTATCGTTCTTTTGACACTTGATAAAGACATTTCGAATGGAAGCAGGATATCATGA
- a CDS encoding Na/Pi cotransporter family protein: MTNGLFLFISGLALFLFGMLKLGTFMQQLFGARMREYIRFSVKKPVYGLIMGIVTTILFQSSSATTLLTIGIVSAGLISFFHSLGIILGADIGTTLTVQLVVWKFTSVSPLILFVGGTLLFSTKEKWKQTGEALFYFGLIFFGLQLTADATAPLKENKFFLDLFHHTENPFIGIGIGALFTALIHSSAIPISIVTIMGQQGLITIENAIPIVLGANIGTTITAIMGSIAANINGKRSALAHVLFKLVGVVICLIALPVFLLLLQRLSSNIAQQIALGHFIFNVLLTAVFIPFLKPLSTLIEKILPGKDVTLPLWPEYLDTKCLARPEDALFCVKQELSREILLARRMFTESLKLVTKFSEARKKDINYIELVVDNLLAEIVSYLWNISCGQLSPSSSKKLFAFSKIVYEIERVGDRSTNLVELSEEKHKRRALFSGAAQDELKEISTLIINNLDDAAFLIETKDTMKISMIFERNRRVKICVKKATEQHLERFYQKACLAEAGPIFVDMLVNLERISDHCQTIAECIHGLDEES, encoded by the coding sequence GTGACTAACGGACTTTTCCTCTTCATATCCGGTCTTGCCCTCTTTCTCTTCGGCATGCTGAAGCTCGGCACGTTCATGCAGCAGCTTTTTGGCGCCCGAATGAGGGAGTATATAAGGTTCTCTGTAAAAAAACCCGTTTACGGGCTTATTATGGGGATCGTAACAACCATTCTCTTCCAGAGCAGCTCGGCCACAACCCTTCTTACTATCGGGATAGTCAGCGCAGGATTGATCAGTTTTTTTCACTCCCTTGGAATTATTCTCGGTGCAGACATCGGAACCACACTTACGGTACAGCTCGTTGTGTGGAAGTTTACTTCAGTTTCACCGCTGATACTCTTTGTCGGTGGAACCCTCCTCTTCTCAACAAAGGAAAAATGGAAACAGACCGGTGAAGCCCTTTTCTACTTCGGGCTCATCTTTTTCGGGTTGCAACTTACTGCAGATGCCACAGCCCCGCTCAAGGAAAACAAGTTTTTTCTGGATCTCTTTCATCACACAGAAAATCCATTCATCGGTATCGGTATCGGCGCACTCTTTACCGCTCTCATACATTCTTCGGCCATTCCTATCAGTATCGTCACCATCATGGGTCAGCAGGGCCTGATAACGATCGAAAACGCCATACCCATCGTGCTCGGGGCAAATATCGGCACCACTATAACGGCCATTATGGGGAGCATTGCGGCAAACATTAACGGGAAAAGGAGCGCCTTGGCCCACGTCCTCTTTAAGCTGGTCGGGGTAGTAATATGTCTCATTGCCCTCCCCGTCTTCCTTCTCCTTTTGCAGCGCCTCTCTTCAAACATCGCCCAACAGATTGCGCTGGGCCATTTTATCTTCAATGTCCTCCTAACAGCTGTCTTTATTCCTTTCCTGAAGCCGTTGTCAACTCTTATTGAGAAAATCCTCCCGGGGAAAGACGTCACGCTGCCGCTCTGGCCTGAATATCTGGATACAAAATGCCTTGCGAGGCCGGAAGATGCACTTTTTTGCGTCAAGCAGGAATTATCAAGGGAGATTTTGCTTGCCCGGAGGATGTTCACCGAAAGCTTAAAACTTGTAACAAAATTCAGCGAGGCAAGGAAGAAAGATATTAATTACATCGAACTCGTTGTGGACAACCTGCTGGCTGAAATAGTAAGTTATCTATGGAATATCTCCTGCGGGCAACTTTCACCATCATCATCAAAAAAACTCTTCGCTTTTTCAAAGATAGTCTATGAAATTGAAAGGGTCGGTGATCGATCGACAAACCTGGTTGAGTTATCCGAAGAAAAACACAAAAGAAGGGCTCTGTTTTCAGGGGCGGCTCAAGACGAGCTGAAAGAAATCAGCACATTGATTATTAACAACCTTGATGATGCAGCTTTTCTTATTGAAACAAAAGATACAATGAAGATAAGTATGATTTTTGAGAGAAACAGGAGAGTCAAAATTTGTGTCAAAAAGGCAACCGAACAACACCTGGAGAGATTTTATCAAAAAGCCTGCCTTGCAGAGGCAGGCCCAATCTTTGTCGATATGCTCGTTAACCTTGAGAGAATATCCGACCACTGCCAGACTATCGCCGAATGCATTCATGGCCTTGACGAAGAATCCTGA
- a CDS encoding molybdopterin molybdotransferase MoeA yields the protein MKREFLTSIPPDKALEIIESFQVTQGREMIHIEAALDRVLAENIVSGEDIPSFSRSLVDGYAVKVKDTQGAKETNPSLLFVNGEVRVGEESTVAVEDGKSISITTGAMLPENADGVIMEEHARRLNDEIEITRPVFRGENICFEGEDIKKGERLKVRGERLSPFDLGVCAALGISKIPVYKRPKIAIISSGDEIVDIDEPPPAGTVRDINRYTVANLLKKEGARCDFLGTAKDTIQDIIAKLEAAREYELILVSGGSSKGERDFIVDAIEKLGGKILFHGVNIKPGKPVIFGTLWDKPVFGLPGHPVSCIMVVIRFVLPLLMKLKGELQTAARKMKGILATNVPSSYGIEEYIRVTIKSTDEGYTISPLFAKSSVISSLAQAAGYIVVPEGLEGYEKGEEVEVFVW from the coding sequence ATGAAAAGAGAATTCTTAACATCAATCCCCCCGGATAAGGCCCTTGAGATAATCGAGTCATTCCAGGTAACACAGGGAAGAGAAATGATACATATTGAAGCGGCGCTCGACAGGGTGCTGGCTGAAAACATTGTCTCCGGCGAAGACATTCCGTCTTTTTCCCGTTCTTTAGTTGATGGATATGCCGTTAAAGTTAAAGATACACAGGGGGCAAAAGAAACAAATCCATCCCTCCTTTTTGTTAACGGCGAAGTGCGGGTCGGAGAGGAGTCAACTGTAGCGGTTGAAGATGGTAAATCCATATCTATAACAACAGGCGCCATGCTCCCTGAAAACGCCGATGGTGTTATCATGGAAGAACATGCCAGGCGGTTGAATGATGAAATTGAAATTACAAGACCTGTTTTCAGGGGCGAAAACATCTGCTTTGAAGGTGAGGATATCAAAAAAGGTGAAAGGTTAAAGGTGAGAGGCGAGAGGCTATCGCCATTTGACCTTGGAGTATGTGCGGCGCTTGGAATATCAAAAATTCCCGTCTACAAAAGGCCGAAAATAGCAATTATCTCGTCCGGCGATGAAATTGTTGACATAGATGAACCCCCTCCCGCCGGCACAGTCAGGGATATCAACAGATATACCGTCGCAAATCTTTTAAAAAAAGAAGGCGCCCGATGCGATTTCCTCGGCACAGCAAAAGACACTATTCAGGATATAATTGCTAAGCTTGAAGCGGCAAGGGAATACGAATTAATACTCGTTTCCGGGGGAAGCTCAAAGGGTGAAAGAGATTTTATCGTTGACGCCATTGAAAAGCTCGGAGGCAAAATCCTGTTCCATGGGGTTAACATAAAGCCAGGAAAGCCGGTTATCTTTGGAACATTGTGGGATAAACCTGTTTTTGGACTTCCAGGTCATCCTGTTTCGTGTATAATGGTTGTGATACGGTTTGTCCTCCCGCTCCTGATGAAATTAAAGGGGGAGCTTCAAACAGCAGCCAGGAAAATGAAAGGGATACTCGCAACAAACGTCCCCTCATCTTATGGGATCGAAGAATACATCAGGGTTACAATAAAATCCACCGACGAAGGTTACACTATAAGTCCTCTTTTT